A stretch of DNA from Acinetobacter piscicola:
AATCATGTGAATGTTTTTCACACTCTTCCGCACAATATTCACAGATCTTAGCACAAAGCTCACAAATCTCTTTGAGGAAAGGTGAGTTATGTTGTTGCATACGCACACATAACTGACAAATATCTGCACATTCTAGACAACGTTGAATACATTCACGCATCATCTCTAAATCTTTTTCTTTTAAACAAGAAGTTGCACATTCAGTACAAATAAGTGAACAGTTTGTACATGCAGAAATACACTCTGAAAATTCCGTATTAATCATTTTTTACTCTCAATTTATATAATCAAAGAAATAATTAAAACATAATTTTTTTCTACTAATTATTTTAAATTATTAGTAAATGTAATACATAATGTTAATTTATATGAATAATGTTAATTTTAACTAAATCTTATTTATATTCCAAATTATTAAAAAACAGTTTTTAATTAGGCTAGATGATCAAGTATCAAAAGC
This window harbors:
- a CDS encoding four-helix bundle copper-binding protein codes for the protein MINTEFSECISACTNCSLICTECATSCLKEKDLEMMRECIQRCLECADICQLCVRMQQHNSPFLKEICELCAKICEYCAEECEKHSHDYCKKCAEACRQCAEECRKIAM